ATCAGCGGCGGGGGCGGCAACTCCCGGCTGCTGGTCGACTACCCCGAGCCCCAGCGCTCGCAGGTCCTGGACTACCTGTTCAAACCCGGCTACGGCGCGGCGGTGCAGCTGCTGAAGCTGGAGATCGGCGGGGACGCCAACTCCACCGACGGCGCGGAACCGAGCCACCAGCACGTCCGCGGTGACGTCAACTGCAACGTCGGCTACGAGTTCTGGCTCGGCGAGCAGGCCGTGGCCCGGAACCCCGACATCAGGCTGATCGCCCTGCCGTGGGCCGCGCCGGGCTGGATCGGCGGCGGCAACTTCTGGTCCCAGGACATGATCGACTACGACATCTCCTGGCTGAACTGCGCCAAGCAGCACGGCCTGACCGTCCACTACATCGGCGGCTGGAACGAGCGCGGCCACAACAAGACCTGGTACCAGAACCTGCGCTCGGCGCTCAACGCCAACGGCTACGGCGCCGTGCAGATCGTCGGCGACGACAGCTTCGGCTGGTCCACCGCCGACGACATCCTCAACGACCAGGCGTTCCGGGCGGCCGTCGGGGTCGTCGGCGCCCACTACCCGTGCGGCTACCTGGGCGCCGCCACCTCGTGCCCGTCCAGCGCCAACGCCGTCGCCACCGGCAAACCGCTGTGGGCCAGCGAGTTCGGGTCGCAGGACCACGTCGCCGGCTCGGCGCCCTACATCCGCAGCATCACCCGCGGCTACCTCGACGGCCAGATGACCGGCTTCGTCAACTGGCCGCTGGTGGCCGCGCTCTACCCGAACCTGCCCTTCAGCACCGACGCCCTGGCGGTGGCGCCCTCGCCGTGGTCCGGCGCCTACCGGCTGGGCCGCAGCCTGTGGGCCAACGCCCAGGTCGCCCAGTTCACCCAGCCGGGCTGGCGGTTCCTGACCGGCTCGGCGAGCGGCTACCTCGGCGGCAACCGCAACAACGGCAGCTACATCTCCCTGAAGTCCACCAACAACACCGACTACTCGACGGTCTACGAGACCTCCACGGCGAGCGCCGCGCAGACCGTGGACGTCGCCGTGACCGGCGGCCTGAGCGGCGGCGCGGTGCACGTGTGGTCCACCGACCTGGGCTCCGCCAACCCCGCCGACTGGTTCGTCCGGCAGCCGGACGTCACGCCGACCGGGGGCCGGTACTCGCTCACCCTGCAACCGAACCGGATCTACTCGGTGACCACCACCACCGGCCAGGGCAGGGGGACGGCGACGAGCCCGGCGAGCGCGCCGCTCGCGCTGCCCTACTCGGACGACTTCGACGCGTACGCCTCCCGCACCCAGGCCAGGTACTTCTCCGACATGCAGGGCTCGTACGAGGTGCGCCCCTGCGCGGGCGGCCGGACCGGCCAGTGCCTGCAGCAGGTCACCCCGATTCGCCCGATCGAGTGGCAGGACGACAGCGACGCCTTCGGCCTGGTCGGCGACACGACCTGGAACAACTACAAGGTCAGCGTCGACGTCAACATGCAGCAGGCCGGCACCGTGACCCTGCTCGGCCGGGCGAACACCCAGCTGCGCCCGCAGGGGCACCAGGCGGCCTACCAGCTGCGGCTGGCCAACACCGGGGCCTGGGCGATCGCCAAGAGCACCACCTCCGGCACGCTGACCACCCTCGCCTCGGGCAGCCGGGGGCAGCTCGGGCTGAACACCTGGCACAACGCCTCGCTGAGCTTCTCGGGCACCCAGATCACCGCCGCCCTCGACGGCACCACCCTGGGCACGGTCACGGACGGCTCCTACGCCGCCGGGCAGGTCGGCCTCGGCGTGGTCGGCTACCAGACCAACATGTTCGACAACCTGTCGGTCACCGCGAACAACGGCGGCGGGGGCGGCACGGTCGGCGCGATCCGCGGGCAGGGGTCGGGTCGCTGCGTCGACGTGCCCAACCAGTCCCAGGCCAACGGCACCGTGACGGTGCTGTGGGACTGCAACGGCGGCGCCAACCAGAGCTGGACGCTGACCGCGGCCAAGCAGCTCGTGGTCTACGGCGGCAAGTGCCTGGACGTCGCCAACCGCGGCACGGCCGACGGCGCCGCGGTCGACATCTACGACTGCAACGGCGGCACCAACCAGCAGTGGACGGTCAACTCCGACGGCACGATCGTCGGCGTCGGTTCGAACAAGTGCCTCGACGCCACCGGCGGCGCCACCGCGAACGGGACGCCGCTGGAGATCTGGACCTGCAACGGCGGCTCGAACCAGAAGTGGAGCATGTCATGAACACCCCACCCCGGTGGCGGTCGGCGACGCGCGCGGTCCTGTCGGCGGTCGTGGTGGCCGCCGCGCTGACCGTCGCCGGACCGCAGGCCCCGCCCGCGCTGGCCCTGGAGAACGGTTTGGGCCGCACGCCGCAGCTCGGCTGGAACGACTGGAACAGCTTCGGCTGCAACGTCAACGAGACCCTGGTCCGGCAGACCGCCGACGTCATGGTCTCCAGCGGCATGGCCGCGGCCGGCTACCAGTACGTCAACATCGACGACTGCTGGTCGACCAGGCAGCGCGACTCCGCCGGCAACCTGGTGGCCGACCCGGTGAAGTTCCCCAGCGGCATCAAGGCGCTGGCCGACTACGTGCACGGCAAGGGCCTGAAGCTGGGCATCTACTCCTCGGCGGGCACGACGACCTGCGCGGGCTACCCGGCGTCGCTGGGCTACGAGCAGCGCGACGCGAACCTGTGGGCGTCGTGGGGCATCGACTACCTCAAGTACGACAACTGCGGCGACCACCAGGGCCGCAACGGCCAGCAGCGCTACAGCGCCATGCGCGACGCGCTGCTGGCCACCGGCAGGCCGATCTTCTACAGCCTGTGCAACTGGGGCCAGGAGAGCGTGTGGACCTGGGGCGCGCCGGTCGGCAACTCCTGGCGCACCACCGGTGACATCGCCGGCAACTGGAACTCGGTGATGGGCATCCTGGACGCCCAGGCCGCCCTGACCGCCTACGGCAAGCCCGGCGGCTGGAACGACCCGGACATGCTGGAGGTGGGCAACGGCCTGACCGACACCGAGTCCCGCGCCCACTTCAGCCTGTGGGCGCTGCTCAATGCGCCCCTGATCGCAGGCAACGACCTGCGCGGCATGAGCGCGACCACCCGCTCGATCCTGACCAACACCGACGTCATCGGGGTCAACCAGGACTGGGGCGGCCGCCAGGGCTACCGGCTGCGCGACGACGGCAACACCGAGGTCTGGGTCAAGCCCATGGCCAACGGCGCGCGGGCCGTGGTGCTGCTCAACCGCAACTCCGGCAGCACGACCATCTCCACCACCGCGACCCAGGTCGGCCTGGGCAGCGGCACGTCCTACAGCGTGAAGGACCTGTGGTCCAAGGCGACGAGCACCACCACCGGCACGATCAGCGCGTCGGTGCCCGGGCACGGGGCCGCGATGTTCCTCGTCTCCGGTGGCGGCACGCCGCCCCTCGAGGTCACCAGCGCGCTGCGCGGCACGGGCTCGAACCGGTGCCTGGACATCACCGGCGCGTCCCAGGTCGACGGCGCCCTGCTGGAGATCTGGGACTGCCACGGTGGCGCGAACCAGAGCTTCACCTCCACCTCCGCCGGTGAACTGCGCGTCTACGGCGGCACGAAGTGCCTCGACGTCTACGACCGGGGCACGGCCAACGGAACCGCGGTGGAGCTGTGGACCTGCAACGGCCAGGACAACCAGCAGTTCCGGCTCAACTCCGACGGGACCATCACCGCCGTCGGCGCCAACAAGTGCCTGACCGCCGCCGGCGGCGGCACCGCCAACGGCACCAAGGTGCAGATCTGGGACTGCACCGGTGCGAGCAGCCAGAAGTGGACCCGCGTCTGAGCCCGTCCCGACGGGTGCGCCCCGGTCACCCCCTGGTGGCCGGGGCACGC
This portion of the Saccharothrix syringae genome encodes:
- a CDS encoding ricin-type beta-trefoil lectin domain protein, with amino-acid sequence MNAPPAQAATSIAVNGGATGRVFDGVGAISGGGGNSRLLVDYPEPQRSQVLDYLFKPGYGAAVQLLKLEIGGDANSTDGAEPSHQHVRGDVNCNVGYEFWLGEQAVARNPDIRLIALPWAAPGWIGGGNFWSQDMIDYDISWLNCAKQHGLTVHYIGGWNERGHNKTWYQNLRSALNANGYGAVQIVGDDSFGWSTADDILNDQAFRAAVGVVGAHYPCGYLGAATSCPSSANAVATGKPLWASEFGSQDHVAGSAPYIRSITRGYLDGQMTGFVNWPLVAALYPNLPFSTDALAVAPSPWSGAYRLGRSLWANAQVAQFTQPGWRFLTGSASGYLGGNRNNGSYISLKSTNNTDYSTVYETSTASAAQTVDVAVTGGLSGGAVHVWSTDLGSANPADWFVRQPDVTPTGGRYSLTLQPNRIYSVTTTTGQGRGTATSPASAPLALPYSDDFDAYASRTQARYFSDMQGSYEVRPCAGGRTGQCLQQVTPIRPIEWQDDSDAFGLVGDTTWNNYKVSVDVNMQQAGTVTLLGRANTQLRPQGHQAAYQLRLANTGAWAIAKSTTSGTLTTLASGSRGQLGLNTWHNASLSFSGTQITAALDGTTLGTVTDGSYAAGQVGLGVVGYQTNMFDNLSVTANNGGGGGTVGAIRGQGSGRCVDVPNQSQANGTVTVLWDCNGGANQSWTLTAAKQLVVYGGKCLDVANRGTADGAAVDIYDCNGGTNQQWTVNSDGTIVGVGSNKCLDATGGATANGTPLEIWTCNGGSNQKWSMS
- a CDS encoding RICIN domain-containing protein; this translates as MNTPPRWRSATRAVLSAVVVAAALTVAGPQAPPALALENGLGRTPQLGWNDWNSFGCNVNETLVRQTADVMVSSGMAAAGYQYVNIDDCWSTRQRDSAGNLVADPVKFPSGIKALADYVHGKGLKLGIYSSAGTTTCAGYPASLGYEQRDANLWASWGIDYLKYDNCGDHQGRNGQQRYSAMRDALLATGRPIFYSLCNWGQESVWTWGAPVGNSWRTTGDIAGNWNSVMGILDAQAALTAYGKPGGWNDPDMLEVGNGLTDTESRAHFSLWALLNAPLIAGNDLRGMSATTRSILTNTDVIGVNQDWGGRQGYRLRDDGNTEVWVKPMANGARAVVLLNRNSGSTTISTTATQVGLGSGTSYSVKDLWSKATSTTTGTISASVPGHGAAMFLVSGGGTPPLEVTSALRGTGSNRCLDITGASQVDGALLEIWDCHGGANQSFTSTSAGELRVYGGTKCLDVYDRGTANGTAVELWTCNGQDNQQFRLNSDGTITAVGANKCLTAAGGGTANGTKVQIWDCTGASSQKWTRV